The genomic interval CGGCGATGAACTCGGGGGTGGAGAAGCGGGTCATGAGCAGGGCCAGGGCGTAGCCCGGAACCACGAAATAAAGGATGGACAGGCCGAGCAGGAGTTTGACCATGCCCAAGGCCACGAACAGCCCCACGCCGACGGAAAGCGTCACGAGCACGGGCCGCTGGCCCACCGATCCGCCCGAGGCCTTTTCCATCTCGATGGCCAGCACGCGCACGGCGGGCTCGGCCGCGGTGGCCGCGAAGCCGAAGAGAAAGCCCAGCGGGACGAGGGCCATGCGCCAGGGGGCTTCGCCGATGATCCGGCCGATCTCCGTGCCTGCGGGCAAAAAGCCCTTGGTCACGCCCTGCAGGAAGAGCACGAGCCCGAGGAAGGAGAGCAGCACGCCCTTCAAGAGCTTGAGCACGT from Alkalidesulfovibrio alkalitolerans DSM 16529 carries:
- a CDS encoding DUF1538 domain-containing protein, yielding MNVLLDFLDMRHVVMELLLAFTPLVGFFAWMQYKSLRLPRSYVLKLLKGVLLSFLGLVLFLQGVTKGFLPAGTEIGRIIGEAPWRMALVPLGFLFGFAATAAEPAVRVLAIEMEKASGGSVGQRPVLVTLSVGVGLFVALGMVKLLLGLSILYFVVPGYALALLMTRFSTPEFIAAAFDAGGVATGPMTVTFVMAVVLGAAGALEGRNPVLDGFGLIALVALAPILSIMILGMFLSRKRSTTP